The proteins below are encoded in one region of Microbispora sp. NBC_01189:
- a CDS encoding sensor histidine kinase, with the protein MDDPDVRPLFPRPLRRGELVALDTLAGLGYAFVLSLQAGGPATWTAHALIAVMTLPVAVRRRWPLPVFGVVLAASVAAAVLGVVREPLAAAAYALYPVALTTPRRRWEPTTAIGVLSLGALLFAAVGGVSAEPASRRIVASLVLGALALGGAWTIGRAVRERRAYAARGAELGAERAAERAVAEERLRIARELHDVVSHTLSLIGVKAGVAAHVADRRPEEAREALRVIEDTSRRALAEMRQALGLLRDDSPGRSPAAGLAALPELAERAAAAGVEVDLDVRVTGALPETLELAVHRIAREALTNVVRHAAPARCRVLVERDAAEVRIEVTDDGPGRRTLPPGPPGHGLIGMRERALLFGGEFTAGPRPGGGFRVLARLPVPDPGNPAVDGEDR; encoded by the coding sequence GTGGACGATCCGGACGTACGGCCGCTGTTCCCCCGGCCGCTGCGCCGCGGTGAGCTGGTCGCACTCGACACCCTGGCCGGGCTGGGATACGCGTTCGTGCTGTCCCTCCAGGCGGGCGGGCCGGCCACGTGGACCGCGCACGCCCTGATCGCGGTGATGACGCTGCCCGTCGCGGTCAGGCGGCGGTGGCCGCTGCCGGTCTTCGGCGTCGTGCTCGCCGCGTCCGTGGCCGCGGCGGTGCTCGGCGTCGTCCGCGAGCCGCTGGCCGCCGCGGCGTACGCGCTCTATCCGGTCGCGCTGACGACGCCGCGGCGCAGGTGGGAGCCGACGACGGCGATCGGGGTGCTGAGCCTGGGGGCGCTGCTGTTCGCCGCGGTCGGCGGGGTGTCGGCGGAGCCGGCGTCCAGAAGGATCGTGGCGAGCCTGGTGCTCGGCGCGCTGGCACTGGGCGGCGCCTGGACGATCGGCCGGGCGGTGCGGGAGCGGCGGGCGTACGCCGCGCGCGGCGCCGAACTGGGGGCGGAGCGGGCGGCCGAGCGCGCGGTCGCCGAGGAACGGCTGCGCATCGCCCGCGAGTTGCACGACGTGGTCTCCCACACGCTGAGCCTCATCGGGGTGAAGGCAGGGGTGGCCGCGCACGTGGCCGACCGGCGCCCGGAGGAGGCGAGGGAGGCGCTGCGGGTCATCGAGGACACCAGCAGACGGGCCCTCGCGGAGATGCGTCAGGCGCTCGGCCTGTTGCGGGACGACTCTCCCGGCCGGTCCCCGGCCGCCGGTCTCGCGGCGCTGCCGGAACTGGCGGAGCGGGCGGCCGCCGCAGGCGTGGAGGTCGACCTGGACGTGCGCGTGACGGGCGCCCTGCCGGAGACGCTGGAGCTCGCCGTGCACCGGATCGCGCGGGAGGCCCTCACGAACGTCGTACGGCACGCGGCTCCCGCCCGGTGCCGGGTCCTCGTCGAGCGGGACGCGGCCGAGGTGCGGATCGAGGTGACCGACGACGGCCCCGGCCGCCGGACGCTGCCGCCGGGCCCGCCCGGGCACGGCCTGATCGGCATGCGCGAGCGCGCACTGCTGTTCGGCGGCGAGTTCACGGCCGGGCCACGCCCCGGGGGCGGCTTCCGGGTGCTCGCCCGCCTGCCCGTCCCAGACCCCGGGAACCCCGCCGTCGATGGGGAGGATCGGTGA